A window from Gossypium raimondii isolate GPD5lz chromosome 7, ASM2569854v1, whole genome shotgun sequence encodes these proteins:
- the LOC105789032 gene encoding beta-glucosidase 44, which translates to MKPLLLCFAFAVIVGIGNAAVMDTGGLSRDSFPKGFVFGTATSAYQVEGMANKGGRGPCIWDVYVKQPGHIANNDTADVAVDQYHHYKEDVDLLANFNFDAYRFSISWSRIFPEGVGRVNWEGVDYYNRLINYLVKKGITPYGNLYHYDLPQALQEKYNGFLNRQIVEDYADYAEFCFKTFGDRVKNWFTFNEPRIVAALGFDNGINPPSRCSKEVGNCTDGNSAIEPYIVGHNLILSHAEAVKRYREKYQAKQKGSIGILLDFNWYEPLTRSKADNYAAQRARDFHVGWFLHPIRYGEYPRTMQEIVGKRLPKFTEEEVKMVNGSFDYVGINQYTTSYISNPTTPSNVTSYQSDWNAAFANAKYGVQIGPRANSWWLYIVPWGMYKTVTYIKERYGDMNVIISENGMDDPGNATLPNGLKDTTRIKFFKDYMTQLKKAIDEGANVTGYFAWSLLDNFEWLLGYTSRFGIVYVDYNNLKRYPKMSAYWFKQLLEKKQ; encoded by the exons ATGAAGCCGTTGCTGTTATGTTTTGCTTTTGCTGTGATCGTCGGCATCGGAAATGCGGCGGTGATGGACACCGGAGGGCTTAGCAGAGACAGTTTTCCGAAGGGATTTGTGTTCGGAACTGCAACTTCAGCTTATCAAGTTGAAGGGATGGCTAATAAAGGCGGCCGAGGACCTTGCATTTGGGATGTTTATGTTAAACAACCAG GCCATATTGCTAATAATGATACTGCTGACGTTGCTGTTGACCAGTACCACCATTACAAG GAAGATGTAGATTTGTTggcaaatttcaattttgatgcttATCGGTTCTCTATTTCATGGTCAAGGATCTTTCCAG agGGTGTTGGAAGAGTAAATTGGGAGGGAGTTGATTATTACAATAGGTTGATCAATTACTTGGTTAAGAAag GTATTACTCCGTATGGGAACTTGTACCATTACGATCTCCCTCAAGCTCTTCAGGAGAAGTACAATGGGTTCTTGAACCGTCAAATTGT GGAAGATTATGCTGATTATGCAGAGTTTTGTTTCAAGACATTTGGTGATAGAGTCAAGAACTGGTTTACATTCAATGAACCCAGGATCGTGGCTGCTCTTGGCTTTGATAATGGCATCAATCCTCCTTCAAGGTGTTCCAAAGAAGTTGGAAATTGCACTGATGGAAACTCCGCCATTGAGCCTTACATTGTTGGACATAATTTGATCTTATCCCATGCTGAAGCAGTTAAAAGATATCGTGAAAAATACCAG GCAAAGCAAAAAGGGAGTATTGGTATTCTCTTGGATTTTAATTGGTATGAACCTCTCACAAGATCAAAAGCTGATAACTATGCAGCTCAAAGAGCTAGAGATTTTCATGTTGGCTG GTTTCTACATCCCATTCGGTATGGCGAGTATCCCAGAACAATGCAAGAAATAGTCGGCAAAAGGCTGCCGAAGTTTACTGAGGAAGAGGTTAAGATGGTGAATGGTTCATTTGATTATGTAGGCATTAACCAATATACTACTAGCTATATTTCTAATCCTACAACACCATCAAATGTTACAAGCTACCAATCAGATTGGAATGCAGCCTTTGCCA ATGCAAAGTATGGAGTGCAAATTGGTCCAAGAGCAAATTCTTGGTGGCTTTACATTGTCCCTTGGGGTATGTACAAAACTGTGACTTATATAAAAGAGCGGTACGGGGACATGAATGTTATTATCTCAGAAAATG GTATGGATGACCCTGGAAATGCTACACTTCCAAATGGATTGAAGGACACCACAAGGATAAAGTTTTTCAAGGATTACATGACTCAGTTGAAGAAAGCCATTGATGAAGGAGCCAACGTGACCGGCTATTTTGCGTGGTCGTTGTTGGATAACTTTGAATGGTTATTAGGATATACTTCAAGGTTTGGCATCGTTTACGTTGATTACAACAATCTCAAGAGATACCCCAAGATGTCTGCTTATTGGTTCAAACAATTACTTGAAAAGAAGCAATGA